One stretch of Chryseobacterium fluminis DNA includes these proteins:
- a CDS encoding HupE/UreJ family protein, whose protein sequence is MTDFIFYLNLGWEHIISRDALDHQLFVLALIAAYPYSDWKKILILVTAFTIGHSITLALSILDVIRVSSAWVEFLIPATIVITSLDNIVMKNKKNTLMKMNYYLALFFGLIHGMGFANTARVMIAKSQSIAVPLLGFNIGLELGQIVIVFAILILLFILLKIFKVNRKDWVLFVSSGVFALSLKMAIERLPF, encoded by the coding sequence ATGACAGATTTTATATTTTATTTAAACCTAGGATGGGAACACATCATTTCCAGGGATGCTTTAGACCACCAACTTTTTGTGCTGGCACTGATTGCAGCCTATCCTTACAGCGACTGGAAAAAAATTTTAATTTTGGTAACTGCATTTACAATTGGGCACTCGATCACTTTGGCATTAAGCATCTTAGACGTTATACGAGTTTCATCTGCCTGGGTAGAATTTTTAATTCCTGCTACTATTGTTATTACGTCTCTGGATAATATTGTCATGAAGAATAAGAAAAATACGCTGATGAAAATGAATTATTACCTCGCACTATTTTTCGGCTTAATCCATGGAATGGGCTTTGCCAATACAGCGAGAGTGATGATCGCCAAAAGCCAGAGTATTGCTGTTCCGCTTTTAGGATTTAATATAGGCCTGGAACTGGGGCAGATTGTCATTGTTTTCGCTATTTTAATTCTGTTATTTATTCTGCTTAAAATTTTTAAAGTCAACAGAAAAGACTGGGTGCTGTTTGTATCATCCGGGGTGTTTGCCCTGTCTCTGAAGATGGCTATCGAAAGACTTCCGTTTTAA
- a CDS encoding M1 family metallopeptidase, producing the protein MKLKITALSVFLYIGTFAQNIQNNPGSNHGNRFEQLGTILPTPNMYRTASGAPGHGYWQNRADYTISAYLDEERRNLKGSETITYYNNSPDDLDYIWLQLDENQQSTVKKADFQSSSTIPKSTSDQQLKVTDLPVKDNGYGVNLEKVTDAAGKPLPYTVNKTMMRIDLPKSLKKGEKLVFKVDWNYNIPNRIKMGGRGGYENFAEDGNDLYTMTQWYPRMCVYSDFHGWQNHQFTGRGEFALVFGNFKVSMNVPADHIVGGTGECKNYDQVLTPDQLSRYKKAESAGEPIEIVTLDEAKKAEKSHSKQRKTWNFEANDVRDFAWTSSRKFVWDGMRVIIPENNNKVMTMSFYPKEAYNLYRKYSTKAVAHTIKTYSEFTIPYPYPVAQSVEAANGMEYPMICFNFGRTEKDGTYSEGTKNGMIGVVIHEVGHNFFPMIVNSDERQWSWMDEGLNTFTEYLTEEKWDNKFPSKRGPAWTITDYMKLPKDQLEPIMSNSENIIQFGPNAYSKPATGLNILRETIMGRELFDKAFKTYAKRWAFKHPEPADFFRTMEDASGEDLDWFWRGWFYGTDPVDIAIDKVTVAAPDLNTVPQAKETTYTVDKPLQNEFVDISKIRNKEDQSISFEVEKDKSLQDFYYHYDRGQEKINTDKLYTTKSDEHEALDKNDKEKFKNITAYQIDFMNKGGLVMPIILEFTFEDGSKLYDKSSAQIWRQNEQKVSKTFYFAKKLKSVQLDPMRETADIDTSNNFWSAGGSASEASKFQVFKQKLNGPVRGGSNGKVNPMQAAGKK; encoded by the coding sequence ATGAAACTAAAAATAACTGCATTATCAGTGTTTTTATATATAGGAACCTTTGCTCAGAACATTCAGAACAATCCGGGAAGCAACCACGGGAACAGGTTTGAACAATTAGGAACCATTCTTCCGACTCCCAATATGTACAGAACCGCTTCCGGAGCTCCCGGGCACGGGTACTGGCAAAACAGAGCAGATTATACCATTTCTGCTTATCTGGATGAGGAAAGAAGGAATTTAAAAGGTTCCGAAACCATAACTTATTATAACAACTCGCCTGATGATCTTGATTATATCTGGCTACAACTGGATGAAAACCAACAGTCCACTGTAAAAAAAGCAGATTTTCAGTCTTCATCCACGATTCCGAAATCCACCAGCGATCAGCAGCTGAAAGTTACAGATTTACCTGTAAAAGATAACGGATACGGCGTAAATCTTGAAAAAGTAACGGATGCCGCCGGCAAACCTCTGCCCTACACCGTTAATAAAACCATGATGCGTATCGATCTTCCTAAATCTCTGAAAAAAGGAGAAAAACTTGTATTCAAAGTTGACTGGAATTATAATATTCCCAACAGAATAAAAATGGGCGGACGTGGCGGATATGAAAATTTTGCAGAAGACGGGAATGATCTTTACACCATGACCCAATGGTATCCGCGAATGTGCGTCTACAGCGATTTTCACGGATGGCAGAATCATCAGTTTACAGGACGCGGCGAATTTGCGTTGGTTTTCGGAAATTTTAAAGTTTCAATGAATGTTCCGGCCGATCATATTGTAGGGGGAACCGGGGAATGCAAAAACTATGACCAGGTTCTGACGCCTGATCAGTTATCAAGATACAAAAAAGCTGAGAGCGCCGGCGAACCTATTGAAATCGTAACATTAGACGAAGCTAAAAAGGCAGAAAAAAGCCATTCGAAACAAAGAAAAACATGGAATTTTGAGGCGAATGATGTACGGGATTTTGCATGGACCTCATCCAGGAAATTTGTCTGGGACGGCATGCGTGTGATCATTCCTGAAAACAACAATAAGGTAATGACCATGAGTTTTTATCCTAAAGAGGCCTACAATCTGTACAGAAAATATTCCACCAAAGCTGTGGCTCACACCATAAAAACCTATTCTGAATTTACGATTCCGTATCCGTACCCAGTAGCACAATCTGTGGAAGCGGCCAACGGAATGGAGTATCCGATGATCTGCTTCAATTTCGGAAGAACAGAAAAAGACGGAACCTACTCTGAAGGTACCAAAAACGGGATGATCGGTGTTGTCATACATGAAGTGGGACACAATTTTTTCCCGATGATTGTAAATTCGGACGAAAGACAATGGAGCTGGATGGATGAAGGACTTAATACGTTCACAGAATATCTTACAGAGGAAAAGTGGGACAATAAATTCCCTTCAAAACGTGGCCCGGCATGGACGATCACAGATTATATGAAACTCCCGAAAGACCAGCTGGAGCCCATTATGAGTAATTCTGAAAATATCATTCAGTTTGGTCCGAATGCGTATTCAAAACCCGCAACAGGTCTGAATATTCTCCGCGAAACCATCATGGGCAGAGAACTTTTTGATAAGGCTTTTAAAACCTATGCCAAGAGATGGGCCTTCAAACACCCCGAGCCTGCCGATTTTTTCAGAACGATGGAAGATGCAAGCGGTGAAGATCTGGACTGGTTCTGGAGAGGATGGTTCTACGGAACGGATCCTGTAGATATTGCCATTGATAAAGTGACTGTCGCAGCTCCGGACCTGAATACCGTTCCGCAGGCTAAAGAAACGACCTATACGGTAGATAAACCGTTACAGAACGAATTTGTTGACATTTCAAAAATCAGAAATAAAGAAGACCAAAGCATCAGTTTTGAAGTGGAAAAAGATAAAAGCCTTCAGGATTTTTATTATCACTATGACAGAGGACAGGAGAAGATCAATACCGATAAACTTTATACTACAAAATCGGACGAACATGAGGCCCTGGATAAGAATGACAAGGAGAAGTTTAAAAATATAACGGCCTATCAGATCGATTTTATGAATAAAGGAGGACTTGTAATGCCCATCATTCTTGAATTTACTTTTGAAGACGGCTCAAAATTATACGATAAATCTTCGGCACAGATCTGGAGACAGAATGAGCAGAAAGTTTCCAAGACTTTTTATTTTGCTAAAAAACTGAAATCTGTTCAGCTTGATCCAATGAGGGAAACAGCGGATATCGATACCTCGAATAACTTCTGGAGCGCTGGCGGATCAGCTTCCGAAGCCTCAAAATTCCAGGTATTCAAACAGAAGTTAAATGGTCCGGTAAGAGGCGGATCCAATGGAAAAGTAAATCCGATGCAGGCTGCAGGAAAGAAATAA
- a CDS encoding LytR/AlgR family response regulator transcription factor — protein sequence MPNIKIVSVDDEFPALQLVKQYCDKIDDVEVIGTFQNPVHALEYLSANKPDLVILDINMPLVNGIELLETLPYKPLCIFMTLETQHAVKAFELDVVHYLVKPVDFETFKKAINKAKDFLQFKRSAENKTREDFIMFKSNYVINKVFLKDILWVEGFGEYIILVTAFKKYMILDRMSNFEEKFQDFGFVRIHKSYIVLSSHIHSYDANSVYLEGGEKLPLGRTYKSYLKDYLQ from the coding sequence ATGCCTAATATAAAAATAGTAAGCGTAGACGATGAATTTCCTGCATTACAACTGGTAAAACAGTATTGTGACAAAATAGATGATGTGGAGGTTATCGGGACCTTTCAAAATCCCGTTCATGCGTTGGAATATTTAAGTGCCAACAAGCCCGATCTAGTTATTTTAGACATCAATATGCCGCTGGTAAACGGGATCGAACTTCTCGAAACCCTTCCTTACAAACCGCTCTGTATTTTTATGACCCTGGAAACACAGCATGCCGTGAAGGCATTTGAACTGGATGTGGTGCATTATCTGGTAAAGCCTGTGGATTTTGAAACCTTTAAAAAAGCAATTAACAAGGCAAAAGATTTTCTGCAATTCAAAAGATCTGCTGAAAATAAAACCCGGGAAGATTTTATTATGTTTAAATCAAATTATGTTATCAATAAAGTGTTTCTGAAAGATATTCTGTGGGTAGAGGGTTTTGGAGAATATATAATTCTGGTGACTGCTTTTAAAAAATATATGATTTTAGACAGGATGTCGAATTTTGAAGAAAAATTTCAGGATTTCGGTTTTGTAAGGATTCATAAATCTTATATTGTTCTTTCTTCACATATTCATTCTTATGATGCCAATTCGGTCTATTTGGAAGGAGGGGAGAAGCTGCCGTTGGGAAGAACATATAAAAGTTATCTGAAGGATTATCTGCAGTAG
- a CDS encoding sensor histidine kinase: protein MFLLLNIVVILMIFRGLFSSEILKKLMSYRWKFLLGFQHAFFFLVLVLIIYFTENSYLNPPDLIWSIIFNMMYSLGIYYWVYQYLVPKFYLSNKYPEFILYALMCFLTSSLFRILSEPAIFGIPFMRGESNITFLYNVYLTQAIVILVASFLGITKDKFLIEQDVADLGEQKEQLYIDLLKSKLSPHFLLNTLNNIYVSSFVPTEKTSHSILELSKLLQYIIYDSGKEKISIGQEFSSLKSLAELYQLKFNNQLDILFELQHEEVWDVIEIPPSVFLTLFENSLKHSAIGMEPSSFVKVGCTIENREIIFRVENSIAENKCYSPDIGYQGLGNKAIAGILEKYYPGQYHFSSQALSSKNYESVLKINYNA, encoded by the coding sequence ATGTTTTTACTCCTCAATATTGTAGTTATATTAATGATTTTCAGAGGTTTATTCAGTTCTGAAATTTTAAAAAAACTGATGTCTTACCGTTGGAAGTTCCTGTTGGGATTTCAGCATGCATTTTTCTTTCTGGTGCTGGTTCTGATCATTTATTTTACCGAAAACAGCTACCTGAACCCTCCGGATCTTATCTGGAGTATTATTTTTAATATGATGTACAGCCTGGGAATTTATTATTGGGTATATCAGTATCTGGTTCCGAAATTTTATTTATCCAATAAGTATCCCGAGTTTATCCTGTACGCGCTGATGTGCTTTCTGACCTCCAGTCTTTTCAGGATTTTATCCGAACCGGCTATTTTTGGGATACCCTTTATGAGGGGAGAGTCGAATATCACTTTTCTGTATAATGTCTACCTTACCCAGGCAATTGTGATCCTTGTAGCTTCCTTTTTAGGCATTACAAAAGATAAATTCCTTATTGAGCAGGATGTTGCAGATCTTGGCGAGCAGAAAGAACAGTTGTATATCGATTTGCTTAAATCTAAGCTGAGCCCCCATTTTTTATTAAATACACTCAATAATATTTATGTATCCAGCTTTGTGCCGACAGAAAAGACATCGCATTCGATTTTAGAGCTCAGCAAATTGCTGCAGTACATTATCTATGACAGCGGAAAAGAAAAAATTAGCATCGGGCAGGAATTTTCTTCATTAAAGTCTCTTGCTGAACTGTATCAGTTAAAATTCAATAATCAGCTGGATATCCTGTTTGAGCTTCAGCATGAGGAGGTGTGGGATGTTATTGAGATTCCGCCGTCCGTTTTCCTCACACTGTTTGAGAACTCGCTGAAGCACTCTGCCATCGGGATGGAGCCGTCATCTTTTGTAAAAGTGGGTTGCACTATAGAAAACCGTGAGATCATTTTCAGAGTTGAAAATTCTATTGCCGAAAATAAATGTTATTCCCCGGATATAGGATATCAGGGATTGGGAAATAAGGCGATTGCCGGGATACTCGAAAAATATTATCCCGGGCAATACCATTTTTCTTCCCAGGCTTTAAGCAGCAAAAATTACGAATCTGTTTTAAAAATTAATTATAATGCCTAA
- a CDS encoding DUF2490 domain-containing protein, whose amino-acid sequence MKITFKLIPVLALFIAPLFKAQSRDNYNMWFQYLMSAKLTDKNTLTALAQYRSFDLAYDTRLFLANAYIDHKVAKGIKPAVGAMFLILESYTSNDTKRIRYEKRPFQQVTMENNIGRTSVSNRLRVEERFINNPDEFVVRLRYLISVKIPFSRKGEKEKLYGILKNEIRMNIVKDEPFDSNRITAGIGVKTGKNSALELAFINQLETGKTSNYGFIGFRNSFDWRKKEQQ is encoded by the coding sequence ATGAAAATTACATTTAAATTAATTCCCGTATTGGCCCTGTTTATTGCTCCTCTTTTTAAGGCTCAGAGCAGGGACAATTACAATATGTGGTTTCAGTATCTGATGTCGGCAAAGCTCACCGACAAGAATACTTTAACAGCCCTTGCACAATACCGCTCGTTTGATTTGGCGTACGACACCAGACTCTTCCTGGCCAATGCCTATATAGATCACAAAGTTGCCAAGGGGATCAAACCGGCTGTCGGAGCCATGTTCCTTATTCTGGAATCGTACACTTCGAATGACACGAAAAGAATACGGTATGAGAAAAGACCTTTCCAGCAGGTCACCATGGAAAATAATATCGGGCGTACTTCTGTCTCCAACCGCCTGCGTGTGGAAGAGCGATTCATTAACAATCCCGATGAATTTGTGGTCAGACTGCGGTATCTTATTTCGGTGAAAATACCCTTCAGCAGAAAAGGTGAAAAAGAAAAACTGTATGGCATTCTGAAAAACGAGATCAGAATGAATATCGTGAAAGACGAGCCTTTTGACAGCAACCGTATTACTGCCGGCATCGGAGTGAAAACCGGGAAAAATTCGGCGCTGGAACTCGCTTTTATCAATCAGCTGGAAACCGGAAAAACCAGTAACTATGGCTTTATCGGTTTCAGAAACAGCTTCGACTGGCGAAAAAAAGAACAACAATAA
- a CDS encoding CitMHS family transporter: MLTILGFLMIIIFMVLIMNKKMTPLTALVLVPIIIAIAAGYGSELGDMTKNGIKEIAMTGVMLIFAILFFSLMIDTGLFEPLVKFILKAVGDNPVKTTVGTAILTTLVSLDGDGSSTYIIVVAAMLPLYKKQGMNPLILTCIVMLAGGIMNILPWGGPTARVMSSLKLSHTEIFVPMIPIMLIGILWVIAVAYILGVKEKRRIAKYGRYTRYSINDIVGETDSTLLRPKLLWVNFLLTIALLVVMTLDLIPLAIAFMLAFCIAAVINYPQLKDQQKIVTKHAGNALSVAGMIFAAGIFTGIMNGTGIMQAMGNSIIGIVPESWGGFLNIITAVFSVPLTFFLTNDAYYFGILPIITATGAQMGIPADVLGRASLVGQASHLLSPLVPSTYLLVSLAGVEFSDHLKYTLKWAIGSSIIMLVSALILGVI; encoded by the coding sequence ATGCTTACAATTCTTGGATTTCTGATGATCATCATTTTTATGGTTCTGATTATGAACAAAAAAATGACCCCGCTTACCGCCCTGGTTTTAGTACCCATTATCATTGCTATCGCAGCAGGCTACGGATCCGAACTTGGAGACATGACAAAGAACGGCATTAAAGAAATTGCAATGACCGGGGTTATGCTGATATTCGCAATTCTCTTTTTCAGTTTAATGATCGATACGGGGTTATTTGAGCCATTGGTAAAGTTTATTTTAAAGGCTGTAGGAGATAATCCGGTTAAAACAACCGTCGGAACGGCTATTCTTACGACTTTGGTCTCTCTGGATGGCGACGGATCTTCTACTTATATCATCGTGGTGGCAGCCATGCTTCCTTTATATAAAAAACAGGGAATGAATCCCCTTATTCTCACCTGCATTGTGATGCTGGCCGGAGGGATTATGAATATTCTGCCGTGGGGCGGACCTACAGCGCGGGTGATGAGCTCCCTTAAACTCAGCCACACAGAAATATTTGTGCCCATGATTCCTATCATGCTGATCGGTATTCTATGGGTCATAGCGGTAGCTTATATTCTTGGTGTAAAGGAAAAAAGAAGGATTGCAAAATATGGAAGGTATACCCGATACAGTATCAATGATATTGTAGGAGAAACAGATTCTACATTACTGAGACCAAAGCTGCTTTGGGTAAATTTCCTGCTTACCATTGCCCTGCTGGTGGTTATGACGCTTGACCTGATCCCATTGGCGATTGCTTTCATGCTGGCTTTTTGTATTGCCGCAGTCATTAATTATCCCCAGCTTAAGGATCAGCAGAAAATAGTTACCAAACATGCCGGCAACGCCTTATCGGTAGCAGGAATGATTTTCGCAGCTGGTATTTTTACCGGAATTATGAACGGTACCGGAATCATGCAGGCGATGGGAAACAGCATCATAGGAATTGTCCCTGAAAGCTGGGGCGGTTTTCTGAACATTATTACCGCGGTATTCAGTGTTCCGCTTACTTTTTTCCTTACCAATGATGCGTATTATTTTGGAATTTTACCCATCATCACCGCTACCGGAGCGCAAATGGGAATTCCTGCAGATGTATTGGGACGGGCCAGCCTTGTAGGCCAGGCTTCCCATTTACTCAGTCCGCTTGTGCCATCCACATACCTGTTGGTGTCCCTGGCAGGGGTAGAATTTTCGGATCATCTAAAATATACCTTGAAATGGGCGATCGGGTCATCCATCATCATGCTGGTCAGTGCCCTGATTCTTGGGGTGATATAA
- a CDS encoding dicarboxylate/amino acid:cation symporter gives MPGYPTKKTFTGKYLRNLTLYVFIAIIGGVISGHHFPGFSKKLELINFYFFTILEALILPVIFIAIIYGILNLFETKNSRKIILHTAVYFISVTSLCIILGFSLGFLIKPGADTGINLTEIHATIPKRFEFSPGNPDIYSFYNSRYSIFLMLSIIFGIVAGQLKIKKLTPALNSGMELFYVVIKYLYLVLPIIIFCNIAYGISVYGITTLLPLSKIVATVYLGSLIFICGILGSICHFYQLNFREFLMSIKDEIILVMTTSSSKTAFPMIFEKLESQGYPQNVIRFLIPLGYNFNLAGACIYISASCMFLVQFYDISMDFRDYCVLFLIISITSKTASGVPGSGFLALIFTLEKFGKIPLTDIALLYSVDRFMNEARSVTNFIGIAVSAALISKLHPLQEDRCF, from the coding sequence ATGCCAGGCTATCCAACAAAGAAAACATTTACGGGTAAATATCTCAGGAATCTCACCCTGTACGTATTTATAGCTATTATCGGCGGGGTGATTTCGGGGCATCATTTTCCCGGATTCAGTAAAAAACTGGAGCTTATTAATTTTTACTTTTTCACCATCCTGGAGGCATTAATTCTTCCCGTGATTTTTATTGCGATTATTTATGGGATTCTGAATCTGTTTGAAACAAAAAATTCAAGAAAAATCATTCTTCATACAGCGGTTTATTTTATTTCCGTTACCTCTTTATGCATCATTTTAGGTTTTTCCCTTGGCTTCCTGATAAAACCCGGCGCCGACACAGGGATAAATCTTACAGAAATACACGCCACCATTCCGAAACGCTTTGAATTTTCTCCGGGAAATCCGGATATCTATTCATTCTACAACAGCAGATACTCTATATTTCTGATGCTTTCCATTATCTTCGGAATCGTTGCGGGTCAATTAAAAATTAAAAAACTGACGCCCGCTTTAAACTCCGGAATGGAATTATTTTACGTCGTCATAAAATATCTATACCTTGTCCTACCCATCATTATTTTCTGTAATATTGCTTATGGCATTTCAGTATATGGCATTACCACTCTTCTTCCCTTAAGTAAGATTGTAGCCACGGTTTATCTGGGGAGTCTTATTTTTATCTGTGGAATCTTAGGCTCCATCTGCCATTTTTATCAACTGAACTTCAGAGAATTTCTTATGAGTATAAAAGATGAAATCATTCTTGTCATGACCACATCATCTTCCAAAACGGCATTTCCCATGATTTTTGAAAAACTCGAAAGCCAGGGATACCCTCAAAACGTGATCCGGTTTCTGATTCCGCTGGGATACAATTTCAATCTTGCGGGGGCATGTATCTATATTTCCGCTTCGTGTATGTTTCTCGTTCAGTTTTATGATATTTCTATGGATTTTCGGGATTACTGTGTCCTCTTCCTGATTATTTCCATTACCTCAAAAACAGCTTCCGGAGTTCCGGGATCAGGGTTTCTGGCACTCATTTTTACACTTGAAAAATTCGGGAAAATCCCATTAACCGATATTGCCCTTCTCTACAGTGTCGACCGTTTTATGAATGAAGCCAGATCTGTTACCAATTTTATAGGAATCGCAGTCTCGGCTGCCCTCATTTCAAAGCTTCATCCACTTCAGGAAGACAGATGTTTTTGA
- a CDS encoding co-chaperone GroES, which produces MSVNFKPLADRVLIEPIAAETKTASGIIIPDTAKEKPQEGTVVAVGPGKKDEPTTVQVGDKVLYGKYSGSELKLEGKDYLIVKEGDLLGVIG; this is translated from the coding sequence ATGTCAGTAAACTTTAAACCATTAGCAGACAGAGTTTTGATCGAGCCGATCGCTGCAGAAACTAAAACAGCTTCAGGTATTATTATTCCGGACACCGCTAAAGAGAAACCTCAGGAAGGTACAGTAGTAGCAGTAGGTCCAGGAAAGAAAGATGAGCCTACAACTGTACAGGTAGGTGACAAAGTTCTTTATGGAAAATATTCAGGTTCCGAACTGAAACTGGAAGGAAAAGATTATTTAATTGTAAAAGAAGGAGATTTACTGGGAGTTATCGGTTAA
- the groL gene encoding chaperonin GroEL (60 kDa chaperone family; promotes refolding of misfolded polypeptides especially under stressful conditions; forms two stacked rings of heptamers to form a barrel-shaped 14mer; ends can be capped by GroES; misfolded proteins enter the barrel where they are refolded when GroES binds) produces MAKEIKFDIESRDALKRGVDALANAVKVTLGPKGRNVVIEKSFGAPHVTKDGVSVAKEIELEDRVENMGAQMVKEVASKTNDIAGDGTTTATVLAQAIVREGLKNVAAGANPMDLKRGIDKAVTAVVENLKSQSKTVGDSTEMVKQVASVSANNDETIGALIAEAFGKVGKEGVITVEEAKGIDTTVDVVEGMQFDRGYQSPYFVTNPEKMVAEVENPYILLVEKKISSMKELLPVLEPIAQGGKSLLIISEEVEGEALATLVVNKLRGSLKIAAVKAPGFGDRRKAMLEDIAILTGGQVISEEQGFTMENISLDMLGTAEKVTIDKDNTTIVNGGGDEAKIKGRVAQIKAQMETSTSDYDKEKLQERLAKLAGGVAVLYVGAASEVEMKEKKDRVDDALHATRAAVEEGIVAGGGVALVRAISALENLTGINSDETTGIKIVKRAIEEPLRQIVANAGGEGSVIVAKVAEGTADFGYNAKTDEYVNMLEAGIIDPTKVTRVALENAASVSGMLLTTECVITEVKKDEPAMPMGGGMPGMM; encoded by the coding sequence ATGGCAAAAGAAATAAAATTCGATATTGAATCAAGAGACGCTTTAAAAAGAGGGGTTGATGCATTGGCTAATGCAGTAAAGGTAACTTTAGGACCAAAAGGGAGAAACGTAGTGATTGAAAAATCTTTCGGTGCACCTCACGTAACGAAGGACGGTGTTTCTGTAGCGAAAGAAATCGAACTTGAAGACAGAGTAGAAAACATGGGAGCGCAAATGGTAAAAGAAGTGGCTTCCAAAACCAATGATATTGCAGGAGACGGTACTACTACCGCTACTGTACTGGCACAGGCTATCGTAAGAGAAGGTCTTAAGAATGTAGCTGCAGGGGCTAACCCGATGGATCTGAAAAGAGGGATCGACAAAGCAGTAACTGCTGTAGTTGAAAACCTTAAATCTCAGTCTAAAACTGTTGGAGATTCTACAGAAATGGTGAAGCAGGTAGCTTCCGTTTCTGCGAACAATGACGAAACAATCGGTGCTTTGATCGCTGAAGCTTTCGGAAAAGTAGGAAAAGAAGGGGTAATCACGGTAGAAGAAGCTAAAGGTATCGATACAACGGTAGACGTTGTAGAAGGGATGCAGTTTGACAGAGGATACCAGTCTCCATATTTCGTAACGAATCCTGAGAAAATGGTCGCTGAGGTTGAAAACCCTTACATCCTTTTGGTTGAGAAAAAAATCTCTTCAATGAAGGAATTGCTTCCGGTTCTTGAGCCGATTGCACAGGGTGGAAAATCTTTATTGATCATCTCTGAAGAAGTGGAAGGTGAAGCTTTGGCTACTTTGGTGGTAAACAAATTAAGAGGTTCTCTTAAAATTGCTGCTGTAAAAGCTCCGGGATTCGGAGACAGAAGAAAAGCAATGTTAGAAGATATCGCAATCCTTACAGGTGGACAGGTTATTTCTGAGGAGCAAGGTTTCACAATGGAAAACATCTCTTTGGATATGTTGGGAACGGCTGAGAAAGTAACCATTGATAAAGATAACACGACGATCGTAAACGGTGGTGGTGACGAAGCTAAAATCAAAGGAAGAGTTGCTCAGATCAAAGCGCAGATGGAAACATCTACTTCTGATTATGATAAAGAAAAACTTCAGGAGAGATTGGCTAAATTAGCCGGTGGTGTTGCCGTACTTTACGTAGGTGCTGCTTCTGAAGTGGAAATGAAGGAGAAAAAAGACAGAGTAGATGATGCGTTACACGCTACAAGAGCTGCAGTGGAAGAAGGTATCGTTGCCGGTGGTGGTGTTGCTTTGGTAAGAGCCATCTCTGCTTTGGAAAACCTTACAGGAATTAATTCTGACGAAACGACGGGGATCAAAATCGTAAAAAGAGCGATCGAAGAGCCATTGAGACAAATCGTTGCCAACGCAGGCGGTGAAGGTTCTGTAATCGTTGCTAAAGTAGCAGAAGGAACTGCAGACTTCGGATACAACGCTAAAACTGACGAGTATGTAAACATGCTTGAAGCAGGAATCATCGACCCTACGAAAGTAACCAGAGTTGCCCTTGAAAATGCAGCTTCTGTTTCAGGAATGCTTTTAACTACTGAATGTGTCATCACTGAAGTGAAGAAAGACGAACCAGCTATGCCAATGGGTGGTGGAATGCCGGGAATGATGTAA
- a CDS encoding putative quinol monooxygenase, with amino-acid sequence MENKYLLHGKLTAKSGQQKELADILIQASRLVSATKGCQLYAVSYDKEDEASVYVTEIWDSKNDHDDSLKAEGVRELIMKAMPLLDAPPTKGQELEVLGGAGI; translated from the coding sequence ATGGAAAACAAATATTTACTTCATGGGAAACTGACCGCAAAATCAGGACAGCAAAAGGAACTTGCCGACATTTTAATACAGGCATCCCGACTTGTATCAGCCACTAAAGGCTGCCAACTGTATGCTGTTAGCTATGACAAAGAGGATGAAGCTTCCGTTTACGTTACGGAAATTTGGGACAGTAAAAACGACCATGACGATTCTCTGAAAGCAGAAGGCGTCAGAGAACTTATCATGAAAGCAATGCCTTTATTAGACGCTCCACCTACGAAGGGACAGGAACTGGAAGTTTTAGGTGGCGCAGGAATATAA